Proteins co-encoded in one Microbacterium hydrocarbonoxydans genomic window:
- a CDS encoding alpha-ketoacid dehydrogenase subunit beta, translating to MPFSKALNAGLRKAMEHDSKVLLMGEDIGKLGGVFRVTEHLQRDFGDRRVLDTPLAESGIVGTAIGLAMTGFRPVIEIQFDGFVFPAFDQITTQLAKLTNRHEGALSLPIVIRIPYGGHIGAVEHHQESPEAYFAHTPGLRVVSPSTPNDAYWMIQEAIASNDPVIFMEPKSRYWTKGEVELDASAAPLHSSRVVRTGSDVTLVGHGAMVTTLLQAAALAEAEGTSCEVVDVRSLSPIDYAPILNSVRKTGRMVYAQEAQGFTSIGSEVAATVMERAFYALEAPVLRVSGYDTPFPPAKLEGAYLPDADRILEAVDRSLAY from the coding sequence ATGCCCTTCAGCAAGGCGCTCAACGCGGGGCTGCGCAAGGCCATGGAGCACGACTCCAAGGTGCTGCTGATGGGCGAGGACATCGGCAAGCTCGGCGGCGTCTTCCGCGTGACCGAGCACCTGCAGCGCGACTTCGGCGACCGCCGCGTGCTCGACACCCCGCTCGCCGAGTCGGGCATCGTGGGCACCGCGATCGGCCTGGCGATGACCGGATTCCGTCCTGTCATCGAGATCCAGTTCGACGGCTTCGTGTTCCCCGCGTTCGACCAGATCACGACCCAGCTCGCCAAGCTCACCAACCGCCATGAGGGCGCGCTGAGCCTGCCGATCGTGATCCGCATCCCGTACGGCGGGCACATCGGCGCGGTCGAGCATCACCAGGAGAGCCCGGAGGCGTACTTCGCGCACACGCCGGGCCTGCGCGTGGTCTCGCCGTCGACGCCGAACGATGCGTACTGGATGATCCAGGAGGCCATCGCGTCGAACGACCCGGTGATCTTCATGGAACCGAAGAGCCGGTACTGGACCAAGGGCGAGGTCGAGCTCGATGCCTCCGCCGCGCCGCTGCACTCGTCGCGCGTGGTTCGCACCGGGTCCGACGTCACGCTCGTCGGGCACGGCGCCATGGTGACGACGTTGCTGCAGGCGGCGGCGCTCGCCGAAGCCGAGGGCACGAGCTGCGAGGTCGTCGATGTGCGCTCGCTGTCGCCCATCGACTATGCGCCCATCCTGAACTCCGTGCGCAAGACCGGACGCATGGTCTACGCGCAGGAGGCTCAGGGCTTCACGAGCATCGGCAGCGAGGTCGCCGCCACCGTCATGGAGCGGGCGTTCTACGCACTCGAGGCGCCGGTGCTGCGCGTCTCTGGATACGACACCCCGTTCCCGCCGGCCAAGCTCGAGGGCGCCTACCTCCCCGATGCCGACCGCATCCTCGAGGCCGTCGACCGTTCGCTCGCCTACTGA
- a CDS encoding dihydrolipoamide acetyltransferase family protein yields the protein MSTQNFNLPDVGEGLTEAEIVTWKVAPGDTVAINDVICEIETAKSLVELPSPHAGVVGELLAAEGTTVEVGSPIITFVTDARDDAGPGVIATAEAPAPEEGGGSVLVGYGSGGGATSRRKRPAERPVRSSVGVIAKPPIRKLARDLGVDLTSVAPTGADGEVTRDDVMTHASQASVFRNIETPEWGAVREETVPAPQSAPAGLARGLSPAPATTSASDDRTESIPVKGVRKATSSAMVQSAYSAPHVTVWKEIDASRTMELVKRLKASPDYADIRVSPLLIMARAVIWAARRTPMVNAAWIETEGGAEIAVRHYVNLGIAAATPRGLLVPNIKDAQDLSMKDLARALNRLTLTAREGKTSPADQQGGTITITNIGVFGMDAGTPIINPGEAGIVAMGTISQKPWVVDGEVRPRWVTTVAGSFDHRVIDGDGMSRFIADVASVLEEPALLVE from the coding sequence ATGAGCACGCAGAACTTCAACCTCCCCGACGTGGGCGAGGGGCTGACCGAAGCCGAGATCGTGACGTGGAAGGTCGCGCCCGGTGACACGGTCGCGATCAACGACGTCATCTGCGAGATCGAGACGGCCAAGTCGCTCGTCGAGCTGCCCTCGCCGCATGCCGGTGTGGTCGGCGAGCTGCTGGCCGCCGAAGGTACGACGGTCGAGGTCGGCTCGCCCATCATCACGTTCGTGACGGACGCCCGCGATGACGCCGGACCCGGCGTGATCGCGACCGCCGAGGCTCCCGCTCCCGAAGAGGGCGGTGGCTCGGTGCTGGTCGGCTACGGGTCGGGCGGCGGCGCCACCTCGCGCCGCAAGCGCCCTGCGGAGCGACCCGTGCGCTCGTCGGTCGGTGTGATCGCGAAGCCGCCGATCCGCAAGCTCGCCCGCGACCTGGGTGTCGATCTCACCAGCGTCGCTCCGACCGGCGCCGACGGCGAGGTCACCCGCGACGACGTGATGACCCATGCGTCGCAGGCGAGCGTCTTCCGCAACATCGAGACGCCCGAGTGGGGCGCCGTGCGTGAAGAGACCGTGCCGGCACCGCAGAGTGCCCCCGCCGGCCTTGCCCGTGGGCTGTCGCCGGCGCCCGCCACGACGTCGGCATCCGACGATCGCACGGAGTCCATCCCGGTCAAGGGCGTGCGCAAGGCGACGTCGTCGGCGATGGTGCAGAGCGCGTACTCGGCCCCGCACGTCACGGTGTGGAAGGAGATCGATGCCAGCCGCACGATGGAGCTCGTCAAGCGCCTCAAGGCCTCGCCCGACTACGCCGACATCCGCGTCTCGCCGCTGCTGATCATGGCGCGGGCCGTCATCTGGGCAGCTCGCCGCACCCCGATGGTCAACGCCGCCTGGATCGAGACCGAGGGCGGCGCCGAGATCGCCGTGCGCCACTACGTCAACCTCGGCATCGCCGCGGCGACCCCTCGCGGTCTGCTCGTGCCGAACATCAAGGACGCGCAGGACCTGAGCATGAAGGACCTCGCTCGGGCACTCAACCGCCTCACGCTCACCGCGCGCGAGGGCAAGACGAGTCCGGCCGACCAGCAGGGCGGCACGATCACGATCACCAACATCGGAGTCTTCGGGATGGATGCCGGCACGCCGATCATCAACCCCGGCGAGGCCGGAATCGTGGCCATGGGCACGATCAGTCAGAAGCCGTGGGTCGTCGACGGCGAGGTGCGCCCCCGCTGGGTCACCACTGTCGCCGGGTCTTTCGACCACCGCGTGATCGACGGCGACGGCATGAGCCGGTTCATCGCCGATGTCGCGTCTGTTCTCGAGGAGCCCGCACTGCTCGTGGAGTGA
- a CDS encoding aldo/keto reductase codes for MKIEPTAITLGTSGLGRHSEPGSTEERAAVEVAIDLLTSRHGFVDTSNNYSSGRSEAVLGIALRELGIDGSRVISKVDQDPETGVFDRDRVLRSFEETTARLGVDRLPLLHLHDPYSVSFEEAISIGGAVQGLIELRNAGVVDAIGVAAAPIPLMAKYVETGVFDAVLIHNRFTLVDHSAEAVFADAKARGMAVFNAAPFGSGLLVKGPHAGAQYAYRPAGEELLEWTERLQRVCAEQGTSMAAAALHYSLRSPLVDSTVVGVSTPHRREQLDELEQTEVPAGLWAAVENLGPAPSPVDDSDYA; via the coding sequence ATGAAGATCGAACCCACTGCCATCACCCTCGGAACCTCCGGCCTCGGCCGGCACTCGGAACCGGGATCAACTGAAGAGAGAGCCGCCGTCGAGGTCGCCATCGACCTGCTCACGAGCCGACACGGGTTCGTGGACACGTCGAACAACTACTCCTCCGGCCGCTCCGAGGCCGTGCTCGGAATCGCCCTGCGAGAGCTGGGGATCGACGGTTCGCGGGTCATCTCGAAGGTGGACCAGGACCCGGAGACCGGCGTGTTCGACCGCGACCGCGTGCTCCGCTCGTTCGAGGAGACCACCGCCCGGCTCGGGGTCGACCGGCTTCCGCTGCTGCACCTGCACGACCCGTACTCGGTGTCGTTCGAGGAGGCGATCTCGATCGGCGGCGCGGTGCAGGGGCTCATCGAACTCCGCAACGCCGGCGTGGTGGACGCGATCGGCGTGGCGGCGGCTCCGATCCCGCTGATGGCGAAGTACGTCGAGACGGGCGTGTTCGACGCCGTGCTGATCCACAACCGATTCACGCTCGTGGATCACTCGGCCGAGGCCGTGTTCGCCGACGCCAAGGCACGCGGCATGGCCGTCTTCAACGCGGCGCCCTTCGGTTCGGGTCTGCTCGTCAAGGGGCCGCATGCCGGTGCGCAGTATGCCTATCGGCCTGCCGGCGAGGAACTGCTGGAGTGGACCGAGCGGCTGCAGCGCGTGTGCGCCGAGCAGGGGACGTCGATGGCTGCCGCAGCGCTGCACTACTCGCTGCGGTCCCCGCTGGTCGACTCCACCGTCGTCGGGGTGTCGACACCGCACCGCCGCGAGCAGCTCGACGAGCTGGAGCAGACAGAGGTCCCCGCGGGGCTGTGGGCCGCGGTCGAGAACCTGGGCCCGGCGCCATCGCCGGTGGACGACAGCGACTACGCCTGA
- a CDS encoding DMT family transporter has protein sequence MPRRHPLDLLVDVLLIAVAAVWGASFVSAKSLAFDVGVTPAVALRFLVAAAALAAICVVRRERMPRRRGLAVAVALGCSQAAVIGLETWGVHLTSATNAGLLISLALILTPVLESLAARSWLPRSYFVAAVAAVVGVALLVSEGGVRMPTAGDALVIAAAVVRALHVTASARLTRGRSDSTLAVVLVQLIVCAATASLVAGAELPAAVARLDGSGWANVVFLGLMCSVFAFVVQLWAVRRTSATRASILMGTEPVWALIVGVVLAGESVGAVGLAGAALIVAASYAGQAIERRHRHRVLVPPVAVLDSDSVQA, from the coding sequence ATGCCTCGCCGTCATCCGCTCGATCTGCTCGTCGACGTTCTGCTGATCGCCGTCGCGGCCGTCTGGGGAGCCAGTTTCGTCTCGGCCAAGAGCCTCGCGTTCGATGTCGGCGTGACCCCGGCCGTCGCTCTGCGGTTCCTGGTGGCCGCGGCCGCACTCGCCGCCATCTGCGTGGTGCGCCGGGAGCGGATGCCGCGTCGCCGCGGACTCGCCGTGGCCGTCGCGCTCGGCTGTTCTCAAGCCGCCGTCATCGGGCTCGAGACGTGGGGCGTGCACCTGACCTCGGCGACCAACGCCGGCTTGCTCATCAGCCTCGCGCTGATCCTCACCCCCGTGCTCGAGAGCCTGGCAGCGCGATCATGGCTTCCACGATCGTACTTCGTGGCGGCCGTCGCGGCCGTGGTCGGCGTCGCGCTTCTGGTGTCGGAGGGCGGGGTGCGGATGCCGACTGCGGGCGACGCCCTGGTGATCGCCGCAGCCGTGGTGCGGGCGTTGCATGTGACCGCGAGCGCCAGGCTGACCCGCGGGCGCAGTGACAGCACACTCGCCGTCGTGCTCGTGCAGCTCATCGTCTGTGCGGCGACGGCATCGCTGGTCGCCGGAGCGGAGCTGCCCGCGGCGGTCGCCCGACTCGACGGATCGGGGTGGGCGAACGTCGTGTTCCTCGGACTGATGTGCTCGGTGTTCGCGTTCGTCGTGCAGCTCTGGGCGGTGCGACGCACGTCTGCCACCCGCGCCAGCATCCTCATGGGAACCGAACCGGTGTGGGCGCTCATCGTCGGCGTCGTGCTCGCCGGCGAGAGCGTCGGAGCAGTCGGCCTCGCGGGTGCCGCGCTCATCGTCGCGGCCTCGTACGCGGGGCAGGCGATCGAGCGACGCCACCGGCATCGCGTTCTTGTGCCGCCGGTCGCGGTGCTCGACAGCGACAGCGTTCAGGCGTAG
- a CDS encoding LysR family transcriptional regulator, producing the protein MDPSHLRLLRELRDRGSVTAVATALGISASAVSQQLSTLQSSVPLPLTARRGRVLTLTAAGEALAAASTRVDEALTAARDAVGALLDAGDRPVRISSFNSAGLALFGPLVRELAGTPAVHLADEDVAHRDFAGLTADYDLVIAHRLAHDAPWPVDRVVASPLIDEPLDIALHAEHPLARSARLDLDDLANEDWVSVHAGFPLAGVLDHLAARAGRPFRIAHRINEFSVTAEVVRTGAAIAIMPRTTASSLAVDGLVLRPLAGIELVRHVDVLVRPDALAYTSVRRVLRALQVVAARVQRA; encoded by the coding sequence ATGGATCCGTCGCACCTGCGTCTGCTGCGTGAGCTGCGCGATCGGGGCAGCGTCACGGCCGTGGCCACCGCTCTCGGCATCTCGGCCTCGGCGGTGTCGCAGCAGCTCTCGACGCTGCAGTCGAGCGTGCCGCTGCCGCTCACCGCACGGCGAGGTCGTGTTCTGACGCTGACCGCGGCGGGTGAGGCGCTGGCCGCGGCGAGCACCCGCGTCGACGAGGCGCTCACTGCCGCACGCGACGCCGTGGGCGCTCTGCTCGACGCGGGCGACCGGCCGGTGCGGATCTCGTCTTTCAACAGCGCAGGTCTGGCGCTGTTCGGGCCCCTCGTGCGAGAGCTCGCCGGAACCCCTGCCGTGCACCTCGCCGACGAAGACGTCGCCCACCGGGACTTCGCCGGGCTGACGGCCGACTACGACCTCGTGATCGCGCACCGGCTCGCTCACGATGCCCCCTGGCCGGTCGATCGAGTCGTCGCGAGCCCGCTGATCGACGAACCGCTCGACATCGCGCTGCACGCCGAGCATCCTCTCGCCCGGAGTGCGCGGCTCGACCTCGACGATCTGGCGAACGAGGACTGGGTGTCGGTGCACGCGGGGTTCCCGCTCGCCGGAGTGCTCGATCATCTGGCGGCGCGAGCGGGGCGTCCGTTCCGCATCGCGCACCGCATCAACGAGTTCTCGGTGACGGCCGAGGTCGTGCGCACCGGGGCGGCGATCGCCATCATGCCCCGCACCACCGCGTCGTCGCTGGCGGTCGACGGACTCGTGCTGCGGCCGCTGGCCGGTATCGAGCTCGTGCGTCACGTCGATGTGCTCGTGAGGCCCGACGCGCTCGCCTATACGTCGGTGCGGCGCGTGCTGCGCGCGCTGCAGGTCGTCGCGGCCCGCGTGCAGCGAGCCTGA
- a CDS encoding ROK family protein, which yields MTDVSAGLGTGRASVGAVLDFAWTAGEFTATEAMASTSLTRSTAIDAIDTLVSAEVLRELPNARAAGSYRAGRPARRFVLASDLGVVIGVDAGDNHVAVTIADLLDRTLVHHRTDIDSTQSSSARRATILEQMEQALAEASVSRESVLAICVGVAAPVNRAGISPPHPDGFWERTNPGLAHALAEWAPAVEIKNDAQLAAIAEGSVGAAVGCRDYVALLAGERFGGGVVVDGHVLHGAHGGVGEGIVFDHIVGVGSAFGLSYALQDEVRAGVASAEIDAGSAIGRLAADDRVDPRIVLTAAAAGDPDALLATSRVGGTLARVVGVLGSMYDPTRVIVCGAVAESVAPVITAAREVVPAELHLPAPEILASTLGAEVVSIGAVTTARRAAREVAVPLLAERRLSAVS from the coding sequence GTGACAGATGTCTCTGCAGGTCTGGGCACCGGGCGCGCGAGCGTCGGCGCTGTCCTCGACTTCGCGTGGACGGCGGGCGAGTTCACCGCGACAGAGGCCATGGCCTCGACCTCGCTGACCCGCTCCACCGCGATCGATGCGATCGACACGCTCGTCAGCGCCGAGGTGCTGCGCGAACTCCCCAACGCCCGGGCCGCCGGCAGCTACCGCGCCGGCAGGCCCGCTCGGCGCTTCGTCCTGGCATCCGACCTCGGCGTGGTGATCGGCGTGGACGCGGGTGACAACCATGTCGCCGTCACGATCGCCGATCTGCTCGACCGCACGCTCGTGCACCACCGCACCGACATCGACTCGACCCAGTCGTCGTCGGCCCGACGCGCGACGATCCTCGAGCAGATGGAGCAGGCGCTCGCCGAGGCGAGCGTCTCGCGCGAGTCCGTCCTCGCGATCTGCGTCGGCGTCGCCGCGCCGGTGAACCGCGCGGGCATCTCTCCTCCGCATCCCGACGGCTTCTGGGAGCGCACGAATCCGGGCCTCGCGCACGCGCTGGCCGAGTGGGCGCCCGCCGTCGAGATCAAGAACGACGCCCAGCTCGCGGCGATCGCCGAGGGCTCGGTCGGGGCGGCCGTCGGATGCCGCGACTACGTCGCCCTGCTCGCCGGCGAGCGCTTCGGAGGGGGCGTCGTGGTCGACGGTCACGTGCTGCACGGTGCGCACGGCGGGGTGGGCGAGGGCATCGTGTTCGACCACATCGTGGGCGTCGGATCGGCCTTCGGCCTGAGCTATGCCCTGCAGGACGAGGTGCGTGCCGGCGTCGCGAGCGCCGAGATCGATGCGGGTTCGGCGATCGGTCGACTCGCAGCGGACGACCGCGTGGACCCGCGGATCGTGCTGACTGCCGCAGCCGCCGGCGACCCCGATGCACTGCTCGCCACCTCGCGCGTGGGAGGCACGCTCGCCCGCGTGGTCGGCGTGCTCGGCAGCATGTACGACCCCACGCGGGTGATCGTGTGCGGCGCGGTCGCCGAGAGCGTCGCGCCCGTGATCACCGCCGCCCGCGAGGTCGTGCCGGCCGAGTTGCATCTGCCCGCGCCCGAGATCCTCGCCTCGACGCTCGGCGCCGAGGTCGTCTCGATCGGAGCCGTGACGACCGCTCGCCGTGCCGCGCGTGAGGTGGCGGTGCCTCTGCTGGCGGAACGGCGGCTCAGCGCAGTGAGCTGA
- a CDS encoding ABC transporter substrate-binding protein — MRFVAGAAALVLVGAGLAGCSTEGGAETIRFTFNKREAIGFMTDLVAEFNSSQSDVRVEIDTSGPDVISASFVRGNPPDLILGNYNYEIARFVQRCTLIDLSDTDAAASVRDDLQPLMDQYGSCEGRTSALPYSVMAASVIYNKEIFDAQGLEVPQTWDELIAVCDQLKEAGIDPFYATFKDDWTVGQGWYDYTIGGSVDTIDFFDQMADEGASVGPDSPVSFEQDFAGPMEQMMQLANDYTNEDAASRGYGDGNLAFGKGEAAMYMQGPWAFSEIAKTAPDLDLGTFPLPMTDDPDDLGVRVNMDLGAMIPEGSKHQEAAKEFLEYLYLPENIEAYNASQLGFTPTKDAAAPDDPRIEGMIEYYENGQIYQGPSVLVPKTIPVMNYAQAMALGASTTSTLRTMDADWARIAFRAPIPKSNDAASGETEESAP; from the coding sequence GTGCGGTTCGTGGCGGGCGCAGCCGCGCTCGTGCTGGTCGGTGCCGGGTTGGCCGGCTGCTCGACGGAGGGCGGTGCCGAGACGATCCGCTTCACGTTCAACAAGCGTGAGGCGATCGGCTTCATGACCGATCTCGTCGCCGAGTTCAACTCGTCGCAGAGCGACGTGCGCGTCGAGATCGACACGTCGGGGCCCGATGTGATCTCGGCGAGCTTCGTGCGGGGCAACCCGCCCGACCTCATCCTCGGCAACTACAACTACGAGATCGCGCGGTTCGTGCAGCGCTGCACGCTCATCGATCTTTCCGATACGGATGCCGCGGCCTCCGTGCGCGACGATCTGCAGCCCCTGATGGACCAGTACGGCTCGTGCGAGGGCCGCACCAGCGCTCTTCCGTACTCGGTGATGGCCGCATCGGTGATCTACAACAAGGAGATCTTCGACGCGCAGGGCCTCGAGGTGCCGCAGACGTGGGACGAGCTGATCGCCGTGTGCGATCAGCTCAAGGAGGCGGGGATCGACCCGTTCTATGCGACTTTCAAGGACGACTGGACGGTCGGGCAGGGCTGGTACGACTACACGATCGGCGGCTCGGTCGACACGATCGACTTCTTCGACCAGATGGCCGACGAGGGAGCATCGGTCGGCCCCGACTCGCCCGTCTCGTTCGAGCAGGACTTCGCCGGGCCGATGGAGCAGATGATGCAGCTCGCGAACGACTACACGAATGAGGATGCCGCGAGCAGAGGGTACGGCGACGGGAACCTGGCCTTCGGCAAGGGTGAGGCCGCGATGTACATGCAGGGTCCGTGGGCGTTCAGCGAGATCGCGAAGACCGCACCCGATCTGGACCTCGGCACGTTCCCGCTGCCGATGACCGACGACCCCGACGACCTCGGAGTGCGGGTCAACATGGACCTCGGAGCCATGATCCCCGAGGGGTCGAAGCACCAGGAGGCGGCCAAGGAGTTCCTCGAGTACCTCTACCTGCCCGAGAACATCGAGGCGTACAACGCCTCGCAGCTCGGCTTCACACCCACCAAGGATGCAGCGGCGCCCGACGATCCCCGCATCGAGGGGATGATCGAGTACTACGAGAACGGGCAGATCTATCAGGGCCCCTCGGTTCTCGTGCCCAAGACGATCCCGGTGATGAACTACGCCCAGGCGATGGCGCTCGGAGCGTCGACGACGTCGACGCTGCGCACGATGGACGCGGACTGGGCACGCATCGCCTTCCGCGCGCCGATCCCCAAGTCGAACGATGCGGCATCCGGCGAGACAGAGGAGTCCGCACCGTGA
- a CDS encoding sugar ABC transporter permease, with protein MSTTATSNTTRPNSPTTDTTSIVTGQGRKLRRRKGRVEPIYYLFLLPTLVIFTLAITVPAVMGIFFSFTDSIGIGEWSFNGLTNYIAMFSDPAILQSYLFTFGFSIATVITVNVIAFLLAVGLTSRIRFKTGLRTIFVIPMVISGIIIAYVFNFLFSNSLPAAGAAAGIPWLETSLLANPDLAWVAIVIVTAWQAVPGALLIYIAGLLSVPGEVYEAASIDGASKTQQLTRITIPLVAGYVVINVILGFKGFLNAYDIIVGLTNGGPGTSTRSVAMTIIAGFNGGDYAYQMANATIFFIVAVLISLLQLSLTRGRNAL; from the coding sequence GTGAGTACCACCGCCACCTCGAACACCACGAGGCCGAACAGCCCGACGACCGACACGACCTCGATAGTGACGGGTCAGGGGCGAAAGCTCCGTCGACGCAAGGGACGCGTCGAGCCCATCTACTACCTGTTCCTGCTGCCGACGCTGGTGATCTTCACACTCGCCATCACGGTGCCGGCCGTCATGGGCATCTTCTTCAGCTTCACCGACTCGATCGGCATCGGCGAGTGGAGCTTCAACGGACTGACGAACTACATCGCGATGTTCAGCGATCCGGCGATCCTGCAGAGCTACCTGTTCACGTTCGGGTTCTCGATCGCCACGGTCATCACGGTCAATGTGATCGCGTTCCTGCTCGCGGTGGGGCTGACCTCGCGCATCCGCTTCAAGACCGGGCTGCGCACGATCTTCGTGATCCCGATGGTGATCTCGGGCATCATCATCGCCTACGTCTTCAACTTCCTGTTCTCGAACTCGCTCCCTGCCGCGGGCGCTGCCGCCGGCATCCCGTGGCTCGAGACGAGCCTGCTCGCCAATCCCGACCTCGCGTGGGTCGCGATCGTCATCGTCACCGCCTGGCAGGCGGTGCCCGGAGCTCTGCTCATCTATATCGCTGGACTCCTGTCGGTTCCCGGCGAGGTCTACGAGGCCGCGAGCATCGACGGCGCCAGCAAGACCCAGCAGTTGACGCGCATCACCATCCCGCTGGTCGCGGGCTACGTGGTGATCAACGTGATCCTCGGCTTCAAGGGATTCCTCAACGCCTACGACATCATCGTCGGACTCACCAACGGCGGCCCGGGCACCTCCACCCGCAGCGTCGCGATGACGATCATCGCGGGCTTCAACGGCGGCGACTACGCCTACCAGATGGCCAACGCGACGATCTTCTTCATCGTCGCCGTGCTCATCTCCCTGCTGCAGCTCTCGCTGACCCGCGGAAGGAACGCACTCTGA
- a CDS encoding carbohydrate ABC transporter permease: MSTQTLTTIPASGKKPRARMERVNWSTTIILILCAVTVLLPLYVTLSMAFKTTGQAVDGNAFSLPAPFSIDGFVEAWNLTKFPVGAGISLLVTAGTVIATIILAAFASYAIVRNWDHRLFRYSFFYLLAAMFIPFPVVALPQIQLTGRVGLDNPFGVIILATMFQLSFSVLLFTAFLRSIPLELEESARMDGASTWQTFWQLIFPLLAPMSATVGIFAFLYAWNDFMMPSLIISDPAMQTLPVRQNLFQTQFSNNYNVSFASYLMAMAPAILAYLFTQRFVMEGVTQGAVKG; this comes from the coding sequence ATGTCGACGCAGACACTCACCACCATCCCCGCCTCGGGAAAGAAGCCGCGCGCTCGCATGGAGCGCGTCAACTGGTCGACCACGATCATCCTGATCCTGTGCGCCGTGACCGTGCTGCTGCCGCTGTACGTCACCCTCTCGATGGCCTTCAAGACCACCGGCCAAGCCGTCGACGGCAACGCGTTCTCGCTGCCCGCCCCCTTCAGCATCGACGGCTTCGTCGAAGCCTGGAATCTCACCAAGTTCCCCGTGGGCGCCGGCATCTCGCTGCTCGTGACCGCGGGCACGGTGATCGCGACCATCATCCTCGCTGCGTTCGCGTCGTACGCGATCGTGCGCAACTGGGATCACCGGCTGTTCCGCTACTCGTTCTTCTACCTGCTGGCGGCGATGTTCATCCCGTTCCCCGTGGTGGCCCTGCCGCAGATCCAGCTGACCGGACGCGTCGGACTCGACAACCCGTTCGGCGTGATCATCCTCGCCACGATGTTCCAGCTGAGCTTCAGCGTGCTGCTCTTCACCGCGTTCCTGCGATCGATCCCGCTCGAGCTCGAAGAGAGCGCGCGCATGGACGGAGCATCCACCTGGCAGACGTTCTGGCAGCTGATCTTCCCGCTCCTCGCACCCATGAGCGCCACGGTCGGCATCTTCGCGTTCCTGTACGCCTGGAACGACTTCATGATGCCGTCGCTGATCATCTCCGACCCGGCGATGCAGACTCTGCCGGTGCGGCAGAACCTGTTCCAGACCCAGTTCAGCAACAACTACAACGTGTCGTTCGCCTCGTACCTGATGGCGATGGCCCCGGCGATCCTGGCGTACCTGTTCACGCAGCGCTTCGTCATGGAGGGCGTCACGCAGGGCGCCGTCAAGGGCTGA